A part of Denitratisoma oestradiolicum genomic DNA contains:
- the rpsU gene encoding 30S ribosomal protein S21 translates to MPGIRVKENEPFEVAIRRFKRTIEKTGLLTELRSREFYEKPTSERKRKLAAAVKRHHKRIRSQTLPPKLY, encoded by the coding sequence ATGCCCGGTATCCGCGTCAAGGAAAACGAGCCGTTTGAAGTCGCCATTCGCCGCTTCAAGCGCACCATTGAGAAGACTGGTCTGCTGACCGAGCTGCGCTCCCGTGAGTTCTACGAGAAGCCCACCTCCGAGCGCAAGCGCAAGTTGGCTGCCGCCGTGAAGCGTCACCACAAGCGCATCCGTAGTCAGACCCTGCCGCCGAAGCTTTACTAA